The following are from one region of the Oryzias latipes chromosome 12, ASM223467v1 genome:
- the LOC101160956 gene encoding transcription factor AP-1, producing the protein MTAKMETPFYHDDSSATAAFSHVTEYEHYPGNKTPMSKKIMSVAGSHPFLSATNSVPGGRAGNHNHLGLAGNSALLTSGASSDMNLLKLASPELEHLIIQSNQGLVTSSPAPGSTNPFIYRGQATNEQEGFADGFVKALADLHKQNQLVGGGHMSPSSSSSVSLQTSYQRSLMSGGDMPVYTNLSSYSPGQMPYSGGQMAFSGGSGAPQPHPRGLDAPQTVPEVPHPAGDPTSPPSLSPIDLETQERIKAERKKLRNRIAASKCRKRKLERISRLEEKVKVLKSQNSDLASTAAMLREQVAQLKQKVMSHVTNGCQISVGATSSSKSRGGCAGSDV; encoded by the coding sequence ATGACGGCCAAGATGGAGACGCCTTTCTACCACGACGACTCCTCTGCGACGGCCGCCTTCAGTCACGTCACCGAGTACGAGCATTACCCGGGAAACAAGACGCCGATGAGCAAGAAGATCATGTCGGTGGCAGGCAGCCATCCCTTCCTCAGCGCCACCAACAGCGTTCCAGGAGGACGGGCCGGGAACCACAACCATCTGGGGCTCGCCGGTAACAGTGCCCTGCTGACGTCAGGCGCCTCCTCCGACATGAACCTGCTGAAGCTGGCCTCCCCTGAGCTGGAGCATCTCATCATTCAGTCCAACCAAGGACTGGTCACCTCCAGCCCGGCGCCAGGTTCCACCAACCCTTTCATCTACCGCGGCCAGGCCACCAATGAACAGGAGGGGTTTGCAGACGGCTTTGTCAAAGCACTGGCAGACCTTCACAAGCAGAACCAGCTGGTGGGAGGGGGGCACATGTCTCCGTCGTCATCCTCCAGCGTTTCCCTTCAAACGTCTTATCAAAGGAGCTTGATGTCGGGGGGAGACATGCCGGTCTACACCAACCTCAGCAGCTACAGCCCAGGCCAAATGCCGTACTCTGGAGGGCAGATGGCGTTCAGCGGAGGTTCAGGTGCTCCACAGCCCCACCCTAGAGGCTTGGATGCCCCTCAAACTGTGCCAGAGGTGCCTCACCCCGCAGGTGACCCCACCTCTCCACCGTCACTTTCTCCTATTGACCTGGAGACACAGGAGCGAATCAAAGCGGAGCGAAAGAAGCTCCGCAATCGCATTGCTGCATCCAAGTGCCGCAAACGGAAGCTGGAGCGAATCTCCAGACTGGAGGAGAAGGTGAAGGTCCTCAAGAGTCAGAACTCGGACCTGGCCTCCACCGCCGCCATGCTGCGGGAGCAGGTAGCTCAGCTCAAACAGAAGGTCATGAGCCACGTCACCAATGGCTGCCAGATCTCCGTCGGAGCCACGTCCTCCTCCAAATCCAGAGGCGGATGCGCTGGAAGTGACGTCTGA